The Bombus fervidus isolate BK054 chromosome 1, iyBomFerv1, whole genome shotgun sequence genome includes a window with the following:
- the LOC139985943 gene encoding uncharacterized protein, translated as MAEIEATDEDTTTEYLDDTTDMEVTEDTEGTEDTEREGKDEETVTEEETIKEAEDEDVVEYEDASRKIGKKHGRKKLKSWMERCMREKWKCDMPLWQLYMKTFVEDYKQREKDDIFKHRKPADLRKFPRVQSSEDLPTHYKCLPLNVFQLKDQWKLPDKLDRSKMIRIWQNMRTNIPKDSQSRVLRQVHLSKSDTAVEPQISKTDDDRWPGMWPCTTRDMAKELLERRRQKRMKQKDLFPCDPDYVRDGFQDPSNDYSDRKELGHARIPQSCPLPTKEMLVDRAAGEQHGLVDGDYIIFELPSKARGTRIYADVCLRGLKGMHLPELGVLRARKRTWKFCFYQAIVALLAKTQLRYKYAWSANIDYVYDHAWLLYTHMGMINIKDKQRLDDIVVYNYKYSIEVRLIQELNDVPIVTDIPWDYEERNMRRKMILERKELMNVKLEIGSEKITDEQIAPVHRGIKRVHEWLDKLKVRYRNCIFRTTRFSVAFWKDNLFWYLYNPYRCDEFGYWDDNGYACILKFCSKESLTRHLMILLLRAYVYTTPKLSKEELEKKPETDTATMAMEQPVAAEDLEATEPLLTMEQAETATESGVSEEPNVEQQASGPNESVRTQPSGISYWKEAGAAQQPETAEEEAEEKFFTIQIFHVSHLCCQIHNLKLLQRGAPKPPKRYVKKKTIDDCPFDPLDMRDPCAIEQEEGDLKESIEKPTWLKLYKITWTKSLAVPQKKKGSKELGLGKMRWHQYVVEESNKLFSLWGEIHITDGMFERENRGMQTYACYVVCAGMTRIMAPEYWSSKTLDVIVMCGDRYYTHSKLEAEFKSTKNEYSHVNCWNRYLMSHFKIGETMFEAKVLPAICGRLYAKSGKYLWQSLEQMFLKYKFGILTCESSCLGVFKFCGAYYMCDVNSLGPPLFSYGEGAVYLLRATYLLKFITVLVLTIGSPECSQFALNPIEILKVVDVGPSVFPVGRAEKKDRAKRGTKVECPYDEEKKKQMKKWKHKRAETARTIDKLCCKGGE; from the exons ATGGCCGAGATTGAAGCAACCGATGAAGATACTACGACCGAATACCTCGATGACACTACAGACATGGAGGTTACGGAGGATACAGAGGGTACAGAAGATACAGAGCGGGAAggaaaagacgaagaaactGTAACCGAGGAAGAAACAATAAAGGAAGCAGAGGATGAAGATGTCGTAGAATATGAAGATGCATCcagaaaaattggaaagaaaCACGGGAGGAAGAAACTGAAAAGTTGGATGGAACGATGTATGAGAGAAAAATGGAAATGCGACATGCCGCTTTGGCAACTTTACATGAAAAC ATTCGTAGAAGACTACAAGCAACGAGAGAAGgatgatatttttaaacatagaAAGCCTGCTGATCTTAGAAAATTTCCTCGTGTTCAATCGTCGGAAGATCTGCCCACCCATTACAAGTGTTTACCACTTAACGTTTTCCAGCTGAAGGATCAATGGAAATTGCCTGACAAATTAGATCGATCGAAGATGATACGAATCTGGCAGAACATGCGTACAAACATACCT AAAGATTCTCAATCACGAGTACTTCGTCAGGTACACCTCTCCAAATCGGATACAGCGGTAGAGCCACAGATATCAAAGACCGATGACGATAGATGGCCAGGAATGTGGCCGTGCACGACGAGAGACATGGCAAAAGAATTGCTGGAGAGACGAAGGCAGAAGcgaatgaaacaaaaagatCTGTTTCCCTGTGATCCGGATTATGTACGCGATGGTTTTCAAGATCCGAGCAACGATTATTCCGATCGTAAGGAACTAGGTCATGCTCGTATCCCGCAATCTTGTCCTCTACCAACCAAGGAGATGCTAGTCGATCGTGCTGCTGGTGAACAGCACGGTTTAGTAGACGGTGATTACATCATTTTCGAGTTACCCTCGAAAGCTCGGGGAACCAGGATCTACGCAGATGTATGTCTTCGAGGGTTGAAGGGTATGCATTTGCCAGAATTGGGAGTTCTACGTGCGCGCAAAAGGACGTGGAAGTTCTGCTTTTATCAGGCGATCGTTGCTCTTCTAGCTAAGACACAACTGAG ATACAAGTATGCTTGGAGCGCGAACATCGATTATGTGTACGATCACGCGTGGTTGCTCTACACCCACATGGGTATGATCAATATCAAGGACAAGCAAAGGCTAGACGACATCGTCGTGTACAACTACAAATACAGCATCGAAGTAAGATTGATTCAAGAATTAAACGACGTCCCAATCGTCACTGATATTCCATGGGATTACGAGGAAAGAAACatgcgacgaaaaatgatccTGGAACGAAAGGAGCTGATGAACGTTAAACTGGAAATCGGTTCCGAGAAAATAACCGATGAACAAATAGCGCCAGTTCACAGAGGCATCAAGAGAGTCCATGAGTGGCTCGACAAACTTAAAGTACGTtatcgtaattgtatattCCGCACCACCCGATTCTCCGTAGCATTTTGGAAAGACAATCTATTCTGGTACTTGTACAATCCATATCGATGCGATGAATTCGGCTATTGGGACGATAACGGATATGCTTGCATCTTGAAGTTTTGCTCCAAAGAATCTCTTACAAGGCATCTGATGATTCTTCTATTAAGAGCTTACGTTTACACTACTCCAAAACTGAGCAAGGAGGAACTAGAAAAGAAACCAGAAACCGATACAGCTACAATGGCTATGGAGCAACCAGTAGCTGCAGAAGATCTTGAAGCTACGGAACCATTACTAACCATGGAACAGGCAGAAACTGCAACAGAATCGGGCGTTTCGGAAGAACCCAACGTTGAACAGCAAGCAAGTGGTCCGAACGAATCGGTTCGTACACAGCCATCAGGAATAAGCTATTGGAAGGAAGCAGGTGCTGCACAGCAACCAGAAACAGCCGAAGAAGAGgcagaagaaaaattcttcaCGATCCAAATTTTCCATGTGTCCCATCTCTGCTGCCAGATTCACAATCTTAAATTACTTCAACGAGGTGCACCAAAGCCACCTAAGCGCTACGTGAAGAAGAAGACCATCGACGATTGTCCTTTCGATCCCCTAGACATGAGAGACCCATGCGCGATCGAACAAGAGGAAGGTGACCTCAAGGAATCGATCGAAAAACCAACATGGCTGAAACTGTACAAGATCACTTGGACAAAATCACTGGCTGTTCCTCAGAAGAAAAAAGGCAGCAAGGAACTCGGCCTAGGGAAAATGCGCTGGCATCAATACGTCGTAGAAGAatcaaacaaattattttctttatggGGTGAGATTCATATCACGGATGGTATGTTCGAGAGAGAAAACCGCGGGATGCAAACGTACGCTTGTTACGTGGTTTGCGCTGGTATGACAAGAATTATGGCGCCTGAGTATTGGAGTTCGAAGACACTGGATGTGATTGTTATGTGCGGAGACagatattacacgcatagtAAATTAGAAGCAGAATTTAAATCCACGAAAAATGAATATAGTCACGTGAATTGTTGGAACAGGTATTTAATGAGTCATTTTAAGATCGGCGAGACGATGTTCGAAGCAAAGGTTCTGCCAGCAATTTGTGGTAGATTGTACGCGAAATCTGGCAAGTATTTATGGCAATCTTTAGAACAGATGTTCCTCAAGTATAAATTTGGTATTTTAACGTGCGAAAGCTCCTGTTTAGGCGTGTTTAAATTTTGTGGCGCTTATTATATGTGTGACGTTAACTCTTTGGGTCCGCCGTTGTTTTCGTACGGAGAGGGAGCAGTTTATCTGTTAAGAGCCACGTATTTGTTGAAATTCATCACGGTTCTAGTGTTGACGATTGGTTCACCAGAATGCAGTCAGTTTGCTCTGAACCCTATCGAAATATTGAAGGTCGTCGATGTAGGTCCTTCTGTGTTTCCTGTTGGAAGAGCTGAGAAGAAGGATAGAGCTAAAAGAGGTACCAAAGTGGAATGCCCGTACGacgaggagaagaaaaaacagaTGAAAAAGTGGAAGCATAAGAGAGCGGAAACCGCACGAACTATCGATAAATTGTGCTGTAAAGGTGGAGAATGA